TCTACGCTGGTTAAATACACAATACCGCCAGTAACCAACACCATCAATCCCAAGGCCATGGTTGCCAACACGCTCATGATGGTTTTAGTGTCAAGACTTTCCATAATTTTTTCTCCCCTTTGGTTTGTTTCTATTTTTTCGTTATTCTTGCTATTTTAACGATCGCTAGCCTGGTTTTGGAAGCAGGGGAAGCGGATGGGAGCATCGGACCATTGGAGAAAACCACCAATTATATCTCCCACACTCAGCCGCTTCCACACCTGCACCCTCGGTATGCCTAAAAAACGGGTTCTTCATCAAAATCGTCGTCAAAATCATCATTATTGCCTTCTCCATTAAACCCATTGCCGTTTAAAGCTGGTGGTTGGCTGGTTGCTGTTGCGCCTTGGTTTTCGGCTTGGTTAAATTGTCCGGGAATGGCTTCCACAATCGCTTCAATGACTTTGCCAACGCAGATAATTTCTAGATCGATATCGGGGGGATTTTGTCCTTTGGGGATAATGGCGCGTTTGAAGCCTAGTTTGGCGGCTTCCCGCAGGCGTAGTTCCAGTTGGGAAACCGGCCGGACTTGGGAACCCAATCCTACTTCTCCCAGAATAGCGGTGTGCGGATCGACCACGCGATCGCGGAAACTGGCGACAATGGCCACGGCCACTCCCAAATCGGCGGCGGGTTCGTTGACGGTGATGCCTCCCACGGAAGCCACGTAGGTATCCAGTTTGGATAGGGGAATGCCAACGCGTTTTTCTAAAACGGCCAAAACCTGCAATAGACGGTTGTTATCTAAACCAGTGGTGGCGCGGCGGGGGGAACCATAACTGGTAGGACTGACCAAGGCTTGGACTTCCACAACGATGGGACGGGTTCCTTCGCAGGCGACGATAATGGCACTACCGGTGGCAAATTCGTCTAAATTGCTGAGAAATAGTTCCGAAGGGTTGATTACTTCGCGCAATCCTTGCGCTATCATTTCAAATACGCCGATTTCGTGGGTGGCACCGAAGCGGTTTTTCATGGTCCGCAGCAGGCGATGGCTGGCGAAGCGATCGCCTTCAAAAAACATGACCGTATCTACCAAGTGTTCCAAAACCCGCGGACCAGCAATAGACCCTTCCTTGGTTACGTGTCCCACCACAAACAGGGTAATGCCTTCCCGTTTAGCCACTTGCATCAATGCTGAAGTACATTCGCGTACTTGTGCTACCGAACCGGGAGCAGAAGTCAGGGAAGCAAAGTAAATGGTTTGAATGCTATCGACAATTGCTAAATGGGGTTTGAGGGCTTCTAATTCCCGTAAAATGACTTCTAAATCGGTTTCCGCAAGCAAATAAAAGTAGCGTTCGGACTCTGGTTCGCCAGCTTTGGTTTGAGGTTGGCCGTTGGCTTGGTCCTGTTCTTCGCTGGGTTCTTGCTCGTCGCTAGAGGGATCGTTCGTCATTCCCAAACGCATGGCGCGAATTTTAACTTGCTGGCCGGATTCTTCGGCACTGACATAAAGCACCCGATGGTGATAAGATAGAGAGTTGGCTACCTGCAACAGCAAGGTAGATTTTCCGATTCCCGGTTCTCCGCCTACCAACACGAGGGAACCAGGAACAATACCACCCCCCAAAACGCGGTCCAGTTCCTGAAATCCAGAAGGGAAGCGAGACACGTTTTGGTCGTCAATTTGAGATAGTTTGATCGCAGCGCGAGGTGCGGCTGGTTCCGCACTGGGCGATCGCACGTTGGATTTGGTGGTACTGTGGTGGTTCCAACTAAACCGCGATGGTTGCGTTGAATCGATGGGAAGGGACTCTTCCACCAGAGAGTTCCAAGTACCACAGCTGGGACACTTGCCAAAATACTGTGCAAATTCTGTCGCGCAAGCGTTACAAACGTAGACAATTCGTGGTTTAGGCATTAGCGACCGAAGGCAGTGGAAAACACCCTGTACCGGTACAAAATTGGAAAAAAAGTTGAAATGTCCGATAGATGAGGCTGGTTGGGAAACCGAAATCTATCAATAACAGATTATCCTAATGATATGGTAGTAAAAATTCATTAAAAGAAACATTTTCATAGGGAGAGCGGGTAAAATTGGAAAATCATAAAGAGAAAATCCTAGTAGTAGACGACGAAGCGAGTATCCGCCGAATCCTGGAAACTCGCTTATCCATGATTGGTTACGACGTAGTCACCGCCGCCGACGGTGAGGAAGCGCTAGGAATCTTTCAAGAAACCACTCCCGATTTGGTGGTGCTCGATGTCATGATGCCCAAACTAGATGGCTATGGCGTTTGTCAGGAGTTGCGCAAAGAAACCGACGTTCCCATCATTATGCTAACGGCTTTGGGGGACGTTGCCGACCGCATTACTGGCTTGGAACTGGGAGCAGATGATTATGTAGTCAAACCATTTTCTCCCAAAGAACTAGAAGCGAGAATTCGTTCAGTATTGCGGCGCGTAGAAAAAGGCAGTGCCGCTGGTATCCCCAGTTCTGGGGTTATGGCAATTGGCAGCATCAAAATCGACACCAACAAACGCCAAGTCTACAAAAGTGACGAACGAGTGCGGCTGACCGGCATGGAATTTAGTCTGTTGGAATTGCTGGTGAGCCGTTCTGGGGAACCGTTTTCGCGCTCCGAAATTTTACAGGAAGTGTGGGGGTATACGCCGGAACGTCACGTGGATACCAGGGTGGTTGACGTTCACATTTCCCGGTTACGCGCTAAATTAGAAGACGACCCCAGCAATCCAGAACTGATTTTGACTGCTAGAGGCACCGGCTACATGTTCCAGCGAATTATGGATGTAGCCGAAGAAGGTTGAACTCTGGAAATAAGCGCGCTCGACCCACAAGCAACGATGCAAGCTTAGGGAACGTTGGTTGCTTTCCGAACAGCCTTTTTCGCTTCTCGCTTTGGACCCCCACTGTCTTTTTTCTTTATGACCACATCGGACCCCAATCGCTTTTTGCGCCGCCTGCCCCTAGTTGTTGGGATGCTGGCAGGCACATTATTGCTTGTTAACCGATTTTTGGCTTCTAGTACGCTCACCGACGCCCAAGCGCGCTCGGATGCGTTGGGGATTTTGGCAAGTGCTTTGTTAATTTTAACGGGCTTGCTGTGGCAGCGCGTGCAACCCAAACCACCAGAAGCAGTTCAGTTGGTTGGGCAGGAAAGGTTTGAACTGCAGCCAGATTTACCCGAACCGGTACAAACGGAACTGGCTTGGTCGTCGCAAATCTTGCTTACCAATACGGTAACGCGATCGCTGGTGGTATGGTACGACTCGCGGGTATTGTTGCGGCGGGGAATTTTACCGGAAACATCCGAAGTCAAACCCGGTAAGATTCTCCAACGGGTTTTAGAGAAGCAAAAACCAGTGTATTTGGTTTCTCTACAAATTTATCCCGGCAGGGTAGAATTCAATTATTTACCAGAGAACACGCAAGGGGTCATTTGTCAACCCATCAGCGATCGCGGTGCTTTAATTTTAGGTGCCAACGCGCCGCGCAGCTACACCAAACAAGATGAAAATTGGATTGCTGCCATTGCCGACAAGCTAGCAGATACCTTCCAACGCTACGAACTCTAGATAGAAATTTCAGTTTCTATGGGAAGAATTGCCCGCTAGCAAAGTTTTGGTTTGAGATTCGCCAGCCAGCCGCAACTGCCGCTTTAACATCCAGCCGAGAGTCGCGATCGCGGCGAAATGACCGACCAATCCTCCTAGAATTGTAAAGATAGACACATCATAATATAAAACCTCCCAAGGAGCCAGGGAAAACAACCACAGAATCGAATTTTGTTCCCCTGAAATTCCCAATACCAGTAGCGGAACAACCATAACACCAGCAAGTGCCGCAGCAGCTAGAAAAGAGCGTTTGGGTGTTTTTGCTAGCAAACACAATTGGACAATCAATGCATAGGAAACCAAAAGCAAAGCAGCGAAAAATACAACCAACCCAGCAATCATTTTGTCCATATCGTATTTTCCGTGGGTAACAATTGCTATCCATAGCAATAACAATAATGTCGTCATTCCTATATTGATAGCGATCGCTACTGGCGCTGGACTTTTTTCTCCTAGCAACCAAGTTTGCCATCGGGAAAAACGGCGAACCATAGAACCGCGATAACGGCTTGGCATTTCATATCGCGCCCAATCTTGAATGGTTTGTCGGTGGGGAGATAAAGCCACCATTAATACCAACAAGAGAATAAAATTCACCAACAGAAGAATGAATAAATTCGGATAAAAAACGTAGTAGAGTTTGGCTTGATTTTGAAACGTAAATCCCAACCAAAACAGTTGAAAACACAACACCAAACCGTAGCTTTGCGCTTTACTTAACCAAGTACCAC
The sequence above is drawn from the Geitlerinema sp. PCC 9228 genome and encodes:
- the radA gene encoding DNA repair protein RadA; this encodes MPKPRIVYVCNACATEFAQYFGKCPSCGTWNSLVEESLPIDSTQPSRFSWNHHSTTKSNVRSPSAEPAAPRAAIKLSQIDDQNVSRFPSGFQELDRVLGGGIVPGSLVLVGGEPGIGKSTLLLQVANSLSYHHRVLYVSAEESGQQVKIRAMRLGMTNDPSSDEQEPSEEQDQANGQPQTKAGEPESERYFYLLAETDLEVILRELEALKPHLAIVDSIQTIYFASLTSAPGSVAQVRECTSALMQVAKREGITLFVVGHVTKEGSIAGPRVLEHLVDTVMFFEGDRFASHRLLRTMKNRFGATHEIGVFEMIAQGLREVINPSELFLSNLDEFATGSAIIVACEGTRPIVVEVQALVSPTSYGSPRRATTGLDNNRLLQVLAVLEKRVGIPLSKLDTYVASVGGITVNEPAADLGVAVAIVASFRDRVVDPHTAILGEVGLGSQVRPVSQLELRLREAAKLGFKRAIIPKGQNPPDIDLEIICVGKVIEAIVEAIPGQFNQAENQGATATSQPPALNGNGFNGEGNNDDFDDDFDEEPVF
- a CDS encoding response regulator transcription factor is translated as MENHKEKILVVDDEASIRRILETRLSMIGYDVVTAADGEEALGIFQETTPDLVVLDVMMPKLDGYGVCQELRKETDVPIIMLTALGDVADRITGLELGADDYVVKPFSPKELEARIRSVLRRVEKGSAAGIPSSGVMAIGSIKIDTNKRQVYKSDERVRLTGMEFSLLELLVSRSGEPFSRSEILQEVWGYTPERHVDTRVVDVHISRLRAKLEDDPSNPELILTARGTGYMFQRIMDVAEEG
- a CDS encoding cofactor assembly of complex C subunit B: MTTSDPNRFLRRLPLVVGMLAGTLLLVNRFLASSTLTDAQARSDALGILASALLILTGLLWQRVQPKPPEAVQLVGQERFELQPDLPEPVQTELAWSSQILLTNTVTRSLVVWYDSRVLLRRGILPETSEVKPGKILQRVLEKQKPVYLVSLQIYPGRVEFNYLPENTQGVICQPISDRGALILGANAPRSYTKQDENWIAAIADKLADTFQRYEL